ATTGATGCCGTATTTATAACTGTCAGGTAGTTTTTGAATAATGTTATTCATGTTTTTTAAAAGAAATCCTGACTTTTATCAAAGCAGACGGTCAGGCTAAAAGCGCCATGAGGCCTTTTCTTATCATCATGACCGCTATGGCCGCCAGTAAAAGATTCATGATTTTGGACAAAGCCCTGGATCCTGCCACGCCGAGTGTTTTTATAAGTGCGCCTGAAAAAAAGAAAATCGTCCCGGCGAGCGCTATGTTTATGATAACCGATAATAAGGTTGCGCTAATGCCGTAATTCTCAAGCATTACCAGCGATGTTGTAAGAACGGCCGGGCCCGCTATAAGCGGCGTGCCTAAAGGCACCGCTCCAAGCTGACTGCCCGGTATGCGCCTATTTTTTTCAGGATTGAGTATGTCAAGTATGGCAATTGAAAAAAGGACTGTGCCGCCTGCTATCATAAAATCTGAAACGGTGATA
This sequence is a window from Candidatus Omnitrophota bacterium. Protein-coding genes within it:
- a CDS encoding MarC family protein, producing MKGFLPVFIPLFVAVDAIGVLPIFASLTDGLSRVQKRKIIIQSMITACCLAIGFIFLGKATFRLLNITVSDFMIAGGTVLFSIAILDILNPEKNRRIPGSQLGAVPLGTPLIAGPAVLTTSLVMLENYGISATLLSVIINIALAGTIFFFSGALIKTLGVAGSRALSKIMNLLLAAIAVMMIRKGLMALLA